From the genome of Salvelinus sp. IW2-2015 unplaced genomic scaffold, ASM291031v2 Un_scaffold2061, whole genome shotgun sequence, one region includes:
- the LOC112072846 gene encoding E3 SUMO-protein ligase PIAS1-like, producing MAESAELKQMVMSLRVSELQVLLGYAGRNKHGRKHELLTKALHLLKAGCSPAVQMKVKELYRRRFPTKMVSPVDLALPSVHSTLSGGLTSLGFDSHGSPSPLSLLGPKHELGLPHLPSSLHPVHPDVKLQRLPSSLHPLHPDVKLQRLPFYDMLDELIKPTSLAQKQSGGSGDVLCSLHDTQRSADQQLHVLFIRDELYPGGSFRPTCVFKVNSKPCNLRANFFGNNWRVVLWVSHR from the exons CAAATGGTGATGAGCCTTCGTGTTTCAGAGCTACAAGTTTTACTAGGCTACGCCGGACGCAACAAGCACGGCCGCAAGCACGAACTGCTGACCAAAGCTTTGCACCTCCTTAAGGCCGGCTGCAGCCCCGCTGTCCAGATGAAGGTGAAGGAGCTCTACAGACGACGCTTCCCCACAAAGATGGTGTCTCCGGTGGACCTAGCGCTGCCCAGTGTCCACTCCACCCTGTCTGGAGGCCTCACCTCGCTTGGGTTTGACAGCCACGGGTCCCCCTCGCCCCTCTCTCTGCTTGGGCCCAAACACGAGCTGGGCTTGCCCCACCTGCCCTCCTCCCTGCACCCCGTACACCCTGACGTCAAGCTACAGAGACTGCCCTCCTCCCTGCACCCCTTACACCCTGACGTCAAGTTGCAGAGACTGCCCTTTTACGACATGCTGGATGAGCTCATCAAACCCACCAGCCTGG cTCAGAAACAGTCAGGCGGTTCAGGAGACGTGTTATGCTCTTTGCATGACACTCAGCGGTCAGCAGATCAGCAGCTCCAT GTTTTGTTTATCAGAGACGAGTTGTACCCAGGAGGATCATTTCGTCCAACCTGTGTGTTTAAAGTCAACAGCAAGCCCTGCAACCTCCG GGCTAACTTCTTCGGCAACAACTGGCGGGTTGTGCTGTGGGTGTCTCATCGCTAG